In Acinetobacter pittii, one genomic interval encodes:
- a CDS encoding alpha/beta hydrolase yields MENIKFTSKGVTCSAWYIPSTSEEFMTSRGRPCIVMATGFGGTKDTGLLDFAEPFSQAGFDTFIFDYRGFGESAGLPRQHVSYINQREDYHAAIAAARSLPLVDRNRIVLWGTSYSGGHVVVVAAQDPKISAVISMNPATDGLAALKQVFQYGGIKQITTAIGHGIKDLIHAIAQRPPHLIPIVGQPGTAAMISTPGAEESYTAMAGPTWRNEVCARAALEVSYNRPVTFAKNVKCPTLVQVGSNDQIAPPNPARKTASLIQGPSKLLEYPIDHFDFYTESWHGKILNDQIEFLKQLFAPKTNRPKS; encoded by the coding sequence ATGGAAAATATTAAATTTACAAGTAAAGGAGTTACCTGTTCTGCATGGTATATCCCTTCAACTTCAGAAGAGTTTATGACGTCTCGAGGACGACCTTGCATTGTTATGGCAACAGGCTTTGGTGGTACAAAAGACACAGGATTATTAGATTTTGCTGAGCCATTTAGCCAAGCAGGCTTTGATACTTTTATATTTGACTATCGTGGATTTGGTGAGTCAGCAGGATTACCTAGACAACATGTATCCTATATTAACCAACGCGAGGACTATCATGCAGCGATAGCAGCTGCACGAAGTTTGCCACTTGTTGATCGAAACCGCATTGTACTATGGGGTACCTCTTACTCTGGTGGTCATGTCGTTGTCGTTGCTGCACAAGATCCAAAAATATCAGCCGTCATCTCCATGAACCCTGCTACAGATGGTTTAGCAGCGTTAAAACAAGTTTTCCAATATGGTGGAATAAAACAGATCACGACGGCTATAGGCCATGGCATCAAAGATTTGATTCATGCCATAGCTCAACGTCCTCCACATCTCATACCAATTGTTGGACAACCTGGTACTGCTGCCATGATTAGTACACCGGGCGCTGAAGAAAGTTATACCGCAATGGCAGGTCCAACTTGGCGTAATGAAGTCTGTGCTCGTGCAGCTCTGGAAGTCTCATACAACCGACCAGTTACTTTTGCAAAAAATGTTAAGTGTCCTACTTTGGTACAAGTCGGCTCTAATGACCAAATTGCGCCACCTAACCCAGCTCGAAAAACGGCAAGCCTAATTCAAGGGCCTTCTAAACTATTGGAATACCCTATTGATCATTTTGATTTCTATACAGAATCTTGGCACGGCAAGATACTAAATGACCAAATTGAATTTTTAAAGCAGTTATTTGCCCCTAAAACAAATAGGCCTAAAAGCTAA
- a CDS encoding NAD(P)/FAD-dependent oxidoreductase has protein sequence MSTSDQIAITDVLIIGAGISGISAAYHLKKYRPNTTFTMLEGRDEIGGTWSLFRYPGIRSDSDMQSFAFGFKPWTNKRVFGSAKMICNYLKETITENEIESHIRFGHYMTSAEFSSDEGIWTVKVKRKDQKSLTTFRSRFLLMGTGYYDYNAGYTPEFKGTEEFQGQIIHPQYWPENLNYSGKKVVVIGSGATAVTLIPAMAQDVEHITMLQRSPSYVMAAPSTDSIANALNRVFSPQRAFDLIRRKNIVLTRGVYNLSRRFPKLMRLFLISDVRRNLPKDFDIETHFSPKYNPWDERLCVVPDGDMFKAISSGKASVVTDHIESFTKDGILLKSGKVLEADIIITATGLNAVAFSKTQLIVDGEKINYPDTTIFKSMMLSDVPNFAFAFGYTNLAWTLKVDLVWKHFCRLLDYMDDNNFKTFKPVIGNKDMKRVPFVDLNSGYIQRSITQFPMAGTEGPWILKHDYKFDLERLHKGSVFDQELQFSNPKTQKKITLITEEPLTAQIKVQA, from the coding sequence ATGAGTACATCAGATCAAATTGCTATTACTGATGTTTTAATTATCGGTGCAGGGATCTCAGGTATTAGTGCAGCATACCATTTAAAAAAATATAGACCGAATACAACATTCACTATGCTAGAGGGTCGTGACGAAATTGGAGGCACATGGAGCCTGTTCCGTTATCCAGGCATTCGCTCAGATTCAGACATGCAATCTTTTGCATTTGGCTTTAAGCCTTGGACCAATAAAAGGGTTTTTGGCAGTGCTAAAATGATCTGTAATTATTTAAAAGAAACGATCACAGAGAACGAAATTGAATCTCATATTCGATTTGGCCATTATATGACAAGTGCTGAATTCTCATCTGATGAAGGCATTTGGACAGTTAAAGTAAAACGTAAAGATCAAAAAAGTTTAACCACTTTCCGCTCTCGCTTTTTACTCATGGGTACTGGTTATTATGACTATAATGCTGGTTATACCCCTGAGTTCAAAGGAACTGAAGAGTTTCAAGGTCAAATCATTCATCCTCAATATTGGCCAGAAAATCTTAATTATTCAGGAAAAAAAGTAGTAGTCATTGGTAGTGGGGCTACAGCGGTCACCTTAATTCCTGCGATGGCTCAGGATGTTGAACACATCACGATGCTTCAAAGATCGCCAAGTTATGTGATGGCTGCACCAAGTACAGATTCAATCGCGAACGCGCTCAATCGTGTTTTCTCACCACAACGTGCTTTCGATCTTATCCGCCGTAAAAACATTGTCCTAACTCGTGGGGTCTACAATTTAAGTCGCCGTTTTCCAAAGCTAATGCGCCTTTTTTTAATTTCTGATGTACGACGTAATTTACCGAAAGATTTCGATATCGAAACCCATTTTTCACCTAAATATAATCCGTGGGATGAACGCTTATGTGTTGTGCCAGATGGAGATATGTTTAAAGCAATTTCTTCTGGAAAAGCTTCAGTGGTAACTGATCATATTGAAAGTTTTACCAAAGATGGAATTTTACTTAAATCAGGAAAAGTACTGGAAGCAGATATCATTATTACAGCCACTGGTTTAAATGCTGTTGCATTTAGCAAAACCCAATTAATTGTGGATGGAGAAAAAATTAATTACCCAGATACCACAATCTTTAAGTCAATGATGCTCTCTGATGTTCCCAACTTTGCCTTCGCATTTGGTTATACCAATCTCGCATGGACTTTAAAAGTTGATCTTGTATGGAAGCACTTCTGTCGCCTTCTTGATTATATGGACGACAATAACTTTAAAACTTTTAAGCCAGTGATTGGCAACAAAGATATGAAGCGTGTTCCTTTTGTTGACTTGAACTCAGGATATATTCAACGAAGTATTACCCAATTTCCAATGGCTGGAACAGAAGGCCCATGGATATTAAAGCACGACTATAAATTCGATTTAGAGCGACTTCATAAAGGCTCTGTATTTGATCAAGAGTTACAGTTTTCAAATCCGAAAACCCAGAAAAAAATTACTCTTATTACAGAAGAACCCCTGACAGCACAAATCAAAGTTCAGGCTTAA
- a CDS encoding TetR/AcrR family transcriptional regulator produces MTTSRRRPKHDPKESEREILEAAEQFLNEHHFRDLNIDEVMRRTGLKRPAFYVHFRDKHDLTLRLVENIARELFNITERWLAGNNLQDDLERALVDSINVYIKHGRLLRAFVEAASGDERVDSVYRTIIQDFIKAAAQHIRAEQQAGNIKQNLDVDETAKALIWLEERYLSEAFGRSSPVEPEVVIRVLRNIWTSTLYVNK; encoded by the coding sequence ATGACAACCTCTCGCCGTAGACCTAAACATGATCCAAAAGAATCTGAGCGAGAAATATTAGAAGCTGCTGAACAGTTTTTAAATGAACATCATTTTCGTGACCTCAATATTGATGAGGTCATGCGACGTACAGGTTTAAAACGTCCGGCTTTTTATGTCCATTTCCGTGATAAACACGATCTTACGCTTCGTCTTGTTGAGAATATCGCTAGAGAATTGTTCAATATCACAGAACGGTGGTTGGCAGGAAATAATCTTCAAGACGATCTAGAGCGTGCCTTAGTCGACTCTATAAATGTCTATATAAAACATGGTCGTTTATTAAGGGCCTTTGTTGAAGCAGCAAGTGGAGATGAACGTGTTGATAGCGTCTATCGAACTATAATTCAAGACTTTATCAAGGCCGCTGCTCAACATATAAGAGCAGAACAGCAAGCAGGAAATATTAAACAAAATTTAGATGTCGACGAAACAGCGAAAGCACTGATTTGGTTGGAAGAGCGTTATCTTTCAGAAGCATTCGGGCGCTCATCTCCTGTAGAACCTGAAGTCGTTATCCGCGTACTTCGAAATATTTGGACTTCGACACTTTACGTGAACAAATAA
- a CDS encoding OmpP1/FadL family transporter: MEKSLSKDCADLRSHLKRVKDTFVTNPKKYFLSSRLQLKSGPIILSVIGICFSSYSQASALEQSGQSILPFLEAGNYAEANAFAVDPSVSGVVHDRPDLGKPNQSRDTGNIGQDNQFYTAALKLQLTDQFSFGLLYDQPFAAKTAYPLLPNNSYSDDASHEGTSVNVKSQNLSFILGYSPIKNFQVYGGPVYQTVEGDVSFRGMAYTEAFNGYNAKFKEKGELGWLLGGSYQIPEIALKAAITYRSKIKYDFQVDENIFGEPLQYTAPAKTKVETPQSVNIDFQTGIAEKTLAYMNLRWVNWKKFNIRPAQYDVLTAMYMDALTEGAYKQGIDLDSYQKDQYSVTLGLGQQLTDRWSIASDIGWDSGSGSPASTLGPVKGYWSFGLGAQFNPAPNYFIAAGVKYFWLGDTKAEGGGYYLPIDGIKEFSEQAEFKNNRAIAYALKFGYRF; this comes from the coding sequence ATGGAAAAATCTCTAAGCAAGGATTGTGCTGACTTAAGATCACACTTAAAAAGAGTGAAAGATACTTTTGTAACTAATCCAAAGAAATATTTCTTAAGCAGCAGACTTCAGTTGAAATCTGGCCCAATTATATTGAGCGTAATTGGTATTTGTTTTAGTAGTTATAGTCAGGCTTCTGCACTTGAACAGTCGGGCCAATCGATCTTACCTTTTTTAGAAGCTGGTAATTATGCAGAAGCAAATGCCTTCGCTGTTGATCCTTCTGTTTCTGGCGTAGTTCATGATCGTCCAGATCTTGGTAAACCTAATCAAAGCCGAGATACAGGAAATATTGGGCAAGATAATCAATTTTATACTGCCGCCTTAAAGCTACAACTCACAGACCAATTCAGCTTTGGGTTACTTTACGATCAGCCTTTTGCTGCAAAAACAGCTTATCCACTTCTTCCTAATAATAGTTATTCTGATGATGCCAGCCATGAAGGTACATCTGTAAATGTAAAAAGCCAAAATTTAAGTTTTATTTTAGGTTATTCACCTATTAAAAACTTTCAAGTGTATGGTGGACCTGTCTATCAAACTGTAGAAGGTGATGTCTCTTTCAGAGGAATGGCATATACCGAAGCTTTTAATGGATACAATGCTAAATTTAAAGAGAAGGGAGAGCTAGGTTGGCTATTAGGAGGAAGTTATCAAATTCCGGAAATTGCACTTAAAGCCGCTATAACTTACCGTTCAAAAATTAAATATGATTTTCAGGTAGATGAAAATATATTTGGTGAGCCACTACAATACACTGCACCTGCAAAGACAAAAGTCGAAACACCTCAATCAGTAAATATAGATTTTCAAACAGGTATTGCTGAAAAGACGCTTGCTTATATGAACCTTAGATGGGTGAATTGGAAAAAATTTAATATTCGTCCGGCGCAATACGATGTTCTTACAGCAATGTATATGGATGCATTAACGGAAGGGGCATATAAACAAGGTATTGATTTGGATTCTTACCAAAAAGATCAATATAGTGTAACGCTTGGGTTGGGACAACAGTTAACTGACCGTTGGAGTATTGCATCTGATATTGGCTGGGATTCAGGCTCGGGGAGTCCTGCTTCAACGCTTGGACCAGTGAAAGGATACTGGTCTTTTGGACTTGGTGCTCAGTTTAATCCAGCGCCTAATTATTTTATTGCTGCTGGCGTAAAATATTTCTGGTTAGGGGATACTAAAGCTGAAGGTGGTGGCTATTATTTACCAATCGATGGTATTAAAGAATTTTCAGAGCAGGCTGAGTTTAAAAATAATCGCGCAATTGCATATGCGTTAAAGTTTGGATATCGCTTTTAG
- the pilin gene encoding fimbrial protein: MKKLALIAALSVVGIANAQAADGTITINGLVTDKTCDIVTPAGKDFTVTLPTVSKQTLAVAGDVAGRTPFQINLANCSQGKVATYFEPGATVDFNTGRLLNQDATGAKNVNVQLLGSNNNFIPVLAAGANGAQANSQWVDVAEGASADLNYYAEYYATGASTAGKVTTSVQYTIIYQ; the protein is encoded by the coding sequence ATGAAAAAACTTGCTTTGATCGCTGCTCTTTCGGTTGTAGGGATTGCGAATGCTCAAGCTGCTGATGGTACAATTACAATTAATGGTTTAGTTACAGACAAAACTTGTGACATCGTTACCCCTGCTGGTAAAGACTTCACAGTTACTCTTCCAACTGTTTCTAAACAAACTTTAGCTGTTGCTGGGGATGTTGCTGGTCGTACTCCTTTCCAAATCAACTTAGCTAACTGTTCACAAGGTAAAGTAGCTACTTACTTCGAACCAGGTGCAACTGTTGACTTCAATACTGGTCGTTTACTTAACCAAGACGCTACTGGTGCTAAAAACGTTAACGTTCAACTTTTAGGTAGCAACAACAATTTCATCCCAGTACTTGCTGCGGGTGCAAACGGTGCTCAAGCTAACTCTCAATGGGTTGACGTAGCTGAAGGCGCAAGTGCTGACCTTAACTACTATGCTGAATACTATGCAACTGGCGCTTCTACTGCTGGTAAAGTAACTACTTCTGTTCAATACACAATTATCTATCAATAA
- a CDS encoding molecular chaperone codes for MKLNSYNFLLGLAFASTVVAPATQAEIVIHGTRVIYPSDAREVTLQVSNNGSKPALVQAWIDEGDPKSTPDQSKVPFMIAPPISRVEATKSQTLRITALPNASQLNQKQETVLWLNILDIPPRPTSKSEDTTPDNFLQLAIRSRIKFFYRPSSIKEDANLASDKLQWVKSGQSLMVKNPTPFHITMTSIYQKAGDKKVDLLPQGLMIKPFSEASVQLKNGNLQDMSFINVNDYGGRVEHPIKLQ; via the coding sequence ATGAAATTGAACAGTTATAATTTTTTGTTAGGTTTGGCATTTGCTTCGACAGTAGTCGCACCTGCTACTCAAGCAGAAATTGTAATTCATGGCACCCGTGTAATCTATCCATCGGATGCTCGCGAAGTTACGCTACAAGTTAGCAATAACGGTTCAAAGCCAGCACTTGTCCAAGCTTGGATTGACGAAGGTGACCCTAAGAGTACACCGGACCAATCAAAAGTTCCTTTTATGATTGCTCCTCCAATTTCTCGTGTTGAAGCAACGAAAAGTCAGACTCTTCGTATTACCGCTTTGCCAAATGCTTCTCAATTAAATCAGAAGCAAGAAACGGTTTTGTGGTTGAATATTTTGGATATCCCACCAAGACCTACTTCAAAAAGTGAAGATACGACACCTGATAACTTCTTACAACTTGCAATTCGTTCACGGATTAAATTCTTCTATCGTCCTTCATCGATTAAAGAAGATGCGAATTTAGCATCAGATAAACTTCAATGGGTTAAATCTGGTCAAAGTTTAATGGTAAAAAATCCTACCCCTTTTCATATCACTATGACTTCTATTTACCAAAAGGCAGGTGATAAAAAAGTTGATTTATTACCTCAAGGGCTAATGATTAAGCCTTTTTCTGAAGCGTCAGTTCAACTTAAGAATGGCAACCTTCAAGATATGAGTTTTATTAATGTCAATGACTACGGTGGTCGCGTTGAGCACCCAATAAAGCTCCAGTAA